The nucleotide sequence CGCAATAGTTCATAGTCCCATTTTCTTTTTCTCTCCATCGTTAAACACTTTCGACTTCTTTACAAACCCAGCTATATACTTTTGTAGTTCACGGGTTTGCTGAGCGTAGTGTGCAAGTATAAAATCCTTATCGTCTGTGATGTCGTTGCGATAGGGTACTACTTTGGGCAAGTGTTCTTGCACACTGAGGCGTATCAGGTGAAGTTCAGCGTTTTGAGGTTGCTGTTTGAGAGCGTTTTCTAAGAGCGGTTTACCCTCTTTGAGCAGGGCAATACGGTTACCTCCAAATTTTGCCAGTATCATCTTACTCGCCCCTTTATAGGCACTTAGCACCACATCGGTAGTAGGAGCATTAGCCATTAGCTCTACAAAAGCTACAGCATTCTCTTTGCTATCGGAAGCCGTAGTATAAGCGGTGCGTAGTTTCTCAAGGCTCTGTGCTTGCAGTGCTCCAAAACTCAAGAATAATATGATGAAGTAGATGTGTTTCATTTAGCCTATAAGTTCTTCAACTTTGCCAAAGTTCAAACTTTGGCAAAGTCTTATCTGTTTTCTCTTATCTGTTACTTGAAAATCGCTCTATACAGGTCGCTACCATTGGCATATAGCAAAAGGGCTATTAAAATAGCAAAACCTACCATTTGGGCGTGTTCTAATACTTTTTCACTCGGTTTTCTACCCGTTACCATTTCGTATAGGAGGAATACCACGTGTCCGCCGTCTAAGGCTGGGATAGGCAAAATATTCATAAAGGCTAAGGCAATAGATAGAAAAGCAGTGATATGCCAAAAAGCGAGCCAATTCCAAGACGATGGGAAGAGCTTTCCTATAGAACCAAAGCCTCCTACTTCACTGGCTCCCTTCTTGGTAAAGATAAATTTAAACTGGGCTACATAGTCGTGTAGCACATTGTAACCGTATGCAATTCCGTGACTGAGGGCTTCTCCTAAACTGTAAGTCTTATGGGTAAATTGTACCTCACCTTCGGTTTGCATACCACTGATACCTATTTTTTTATTACTGTCGGGAAGGACGCTGAGGGTCATTGGCTTTCCGTTGCGCTCAATAGCAAAAGTGAGAGGAGTGTTCTCAGGAGCCATTGCAAGGGCAGGAGTTACATCGGAGAAATAGTAAATAGGTTCTCCATTGATGCTTAACAGCTTATCGCCCTTTTGTAAACCTGCTTTCTGAGCAGGCATTCCCACTATTACTGTATCGATAATGGGTTTTACTTTTACACTAAAAGGAGTCGTTTCTCCTCGTAAATAGAGCATCTTCCCAATAGAATCGGGGAGAGATAGAGTACGCACAGTTCCGTCTTGTCCTTTTACGGTAAGCTCACTGGTATTGCGCAACAAGATATATTTACTTACATCGGCTACGCTTTCTAAGGGTTTGCCATTAATAGCGGTTACAATATCGCCGTTCTGGAACCCATAAGCGCGCATTGTGCGGGTTACTGCAAAACCTTCCTTAATACCTTCGGGTTTGAGCTGGTCTTGCCCCCAAGTGAAGAGTATCATCGCGTAAATAATGAAACCTAAGAGCAGGTTTACCGTTACACCACCTACCATAATGATAAGGCGTTGCCACGCAGGTTTAGAACGGAACTCCCACGGCTGTGGAGGTTGCGCCATTTGCTCCTTGTCCATACTCTCATCAATCATACCGGCAATCTTCACGTAGCCACCCAACGGTAGCCACCCGATGCCGTATACTGTTTCGCCTATCTTCTTCTTAAAAAGGGCAAACTTCACATCGAAGAAAAGAAAAAACTTTTCTACTCTTGTTTTAAAGAGTTTAGCAGGTATAAAATGTCCTAACTCGTGTAGGACTACTAAAATTGAAAGACTCAGAATCAGCTGAGCCGCTTTTATTAAAAATACTTCCATTCTTTTTTAGGTAAAAGGTAACAGGTAATATGACGCAAATGTTATGCCACCATTCACTTTTCACTATTCACTTTCTTATTTGCTAATTGTCCGCAAGCGGCATCGATGTCTTTACCACGGGAGTGGCGAACGGTAACGGTGATGCCTGCCTCTTCAAGCATTGTTTGGTAAAGTTCAAGCGCTTTAGGGTCGGCTTGTTGAAATGCTCCATCGTCAATAGGGTTGTACTCAATGAGGTTTACCTTAGAAGGGGCAAACTTACAAAACTTTATCAGTGCTTCTACGTCCTTCTTCTGGTCGTTGATCCCCTTCCACACTACGTACTCATAAGTAATACGGTTTTTGGTTTTTTGATACCAATACGCTAAGGCTTCGCGTAGTTCTTCCAGTGGAAATTGCTCATTGAAAGGCATAATGCCCGTGCGCACACTACTGATAGCCGAGTGCAAAGATACAGCTAATTTGAATTTTACCTCATCATCAGCCATTTTTTTTATCAATTTGGGGATACCCGAAGTGGATAGCGTAATGCGTTTAGGCGACATTCCTAAGCCCTCAGGCGAAGTAATCTTGTCGATTGCCTTCAATACATTATTATAGTTCATCAGCGGTTCGCCCATTCCCATAAATACTATGTTAGAGAGCGGACGACCAAAGAAAGCGCGACTCTGCTCATCGATTACCTTTACTTGGTCGAATATCTCATCGGGGAGGAGATTGCGCATACGTTTTAAGCGAGCTGTGGCACAAAACGAACAGTTGAGACTACACCCCACCTGACTGGATACGCAAGCGGTGGTGCGAGTATCGGTAGGAATTAGCACCGACTCTACTAATAACCCGTCGTGCAAACGCACTGCGTTTTTAATCGTACCATCGTTACTGCGCTGCATCACATCTACTTTGATATGGTTGATGCTAAAATGTTCGCTGAGCATCTCGCGAGTAGCTTTGGGCAGTGAGGTCATCTCCTCGAAAGTATGCACGCCTTTCTGCCACAACCATTCATATACTTGGTTGCCACGGAAAGGTTTATCGCCATTACTCTCGAAGAAAGCGCGAAGTTCCTCCTTAGTAAGAGCGCGTATGTCGCGTTTTTGTTGCATATATTTGTGTTAGAGATGAGGCTTTGCCTCAGAAATCTTACAAATCAATTCAAATCAAACAAAGAAGTATGAATAAAGGCGTTAGCTTCAACTTTGACAAAGTTTACGACCCTAATTATAATTTAAAATCCTTTACTACCTCTTCTAACGGCAAGCGCGATTTTGGGCGCAAGTGCAATTGATTGCTGTCCTCAGGGTCGCGGTAGCCTATTGCCACCGCGAAGAGCGTAGTGTATTGAGGTTCATTCAGAAGCTTGTCGTACTCAGTATTGACAATACCTTCCATAGGAGTACTATCGATGCCCATAGAAGCACAAGCACTGAGAAAAAATCCTAATGCGATGTACACTTGGTTGTTTATCCACGCATAGAGTCCTACATCACCTTTGGGTTTTTGTACTTTATGATAGAAGTTAAGTCCCATTTCAGTAGCTGCTTTAACGAGCTTTTCTTCAAATGATGGCAAAGCGCTATTCGCCATAAATACCACTAAATGACTTGCTTTTCTAACGCGTTCTTCGTTGGTAAGCGATACTTTGGCGAAAGCCTCTTTAGTAGCTTCATCACTTATGAAAACAAATTGCCAAGGCTGTGAATTGATAGACGAAGGAGCGAGGCGTAATATCTCTTTGAGCTTAGCGATATCTTCATCGCTCACACGTTTAGAGCTGTAATGTTTAGTAGTATAGCGGGTTTGTGCTAATTTTAAAAAATCCATAGTGTTTTGTTTTTAAGTTTAACTTTTAATTTCAAGGTGCAAAGGTACGGCGTAATTAGCAATTTAACAAATAAGGAAAAAGGTAAAAGGTATGGCAGGTGAAATATGGCTAAAAATCAAGAGGTTATTCGGAGGTCATTCGAATCTAAGGCTACGGTAAGACGAAAAATGTCCGCTCTCGATGGCTTTCTCAGAGAGGTAAAGGCAACGAGAGCGGAGTTTAACGTAAGAGTAAGAAAAAAGTTAGATTTATTAAATTGATTCTTTTCTTACCATTATTTTGTTATAGGCATATAGTGATAGGGCAGCAAAGACACCTATTCCACAAATAAGATACCACATTTTGTTGGGGTTATAAGTATTCCAAAGCAAATCGGTGATTTGAGACTGACTGAGACCTAACTTCTGACTTGCCAAATCGAAATATTCCTTTTTAGTGAGATTTTCGGGCATTGCAATGGCTTTATTTGTGAGTTCGGTTTTTAGTAAAGTATATTTATCAGACCATTTTTCGTATAAATCACCAGAAATAAGTCCTGCAATATAATTACCTACCGCCACAGGCAAGAAATAAGTGCCTTGATAGAGGGCTTCCTTCCCCTTAGGGGTGATTTGAGCGATAAAAGCTGAAAGCGTGGGGCTAGCAGCCATTTCGCCTATGGAGAAAATCATAGTGCCTATAATGGTAAACCACACATTATTAAACATAAAAGTGAGCGTTACCCCTATGGTTCCGATAATCGTACCGCGAATCATTGCGCTTACGTGAGTCATTTTGGTTACGAAATAGGATACAACTACCTGAAAGAAGATAATCATAAACGAATCGATATTGATAAACCATTCGGCTTTTACTTGTCCTTTTTCGGTGAGAATAGTGCCTAAGAAAGGCAAATGATGGTTAATCCACGCACTTACTTTGGAGGAATCTACCCAATCTTCGATAAAATTAGGCAGGGTGTAGAACAGCTGGTTGAACATCGTCCAAAAGCCGACCATCAGTATGAGCAGTATGGTAAGGCGACGGTCTTTGAGTGCCTCTATAATGTGCATTATGGATTCTTTGATTTCGGTGAGGATAGGTTTGCTGTCGCGTTGTGCCATTTTAGGTTCTTTGAAAAAGAATAAAACTACCAGCAGGTTGATAACCATTACCACCGCAGCTTGCAGGAAGATAATGCGCCAACCGAGGGTAGTGCGTAGGTAAGACGACATTGCAGGACCTAAGAAGCCTCCGACGTTTACCATCATATAGAAGATACCGAAGCCCATTGTACTGGTGCTTTCATCGGTATTGCGGGCAACGGTACCGTTGATAACGGGTTTGAAGAAGCCCCCTCCAACGGCGGCAAAGAGGAACATCATATACATCGACCAATAGGTGTTTACTTCACCCATTAGGTAATAGCCTATCGCCATTATAGTACAAGAAATGACTAAAGAGAGTTTGTA is from Capnocytophaga ochracea DSM 7271 and encodes:
- the rseP gene encoding RIP metalloprotease RseP produces the protein MEVFLIKAAQLILSLSILVVLHELGHFIPAKLFKTRVEKFFLFFDVKFALFKKKIGETVYGIGWLPLGGYVKIAGMIDESMDKEQMAQPPQPWEFRSKPAWQRLIIMVGGVTVNLLLGFIIYAMILFTWGQDQLKPEGIKEGFAVTRTMRAYGFQNGDIVTAINGKPLESVADVSKYILLRNTSELTVKGQDGTVRTLSLPDSIGKMLYLRGETTPFSVKVKPIIDTVIVGMPAQKAGLQKGDKLLSINGEPIYYFSDVTPALAMAPENTPLTFAIERNGKPMTLSVLPDSNKKIGISGMQTEGEVQFTHKTYSLGEALSHGIAYGYNVLHDYVAQFKFIFTKKGASEVGGFGSIGKLFPSSWNWLAFWHITAFLSIALAFMNILPIPALDGGHVVFLLYEMVTGRKPSEKVLEHAQMVGFAILIALLLYANGSDLYRAIFK
- the rlmN gene encoding 23S rRNA (adenine(2503)-C(2))-methyltransferase RlmN, producing the protein MQQKRDIRALTKEELRAFFESNGDKPFRGNQVYEWLWQKGVHTFEEMTSLPKATREMLSEHFSINHIKVDVMQRSNDGTIKNAVRLHDGLLVESVLIPTDTRTTACVSSQVGCSLNCSFCATARLKRMRNLLPDEIFDQVKVIDEQSRAFFGRPLSNIVFMGMGEPLMNYNNVLKAIDKITSPEGLGMSPKRITLSTSGIPKLIKKMADDEVKFKLAVSLHSAISSVRTGIMPFNEQFPLEELREALAYWYQKTKNRITYEYVVWKGINDQKKDVEALIKFCKFAPSKVNLIEYNPIDDGAFQQADPKALELYQTMLEEAGITVTVRHSRGKDIDAACGQLANKKVNSEK
- a CDS encoding nitroreductase family protein, which gives rise to MDFLKLAQTRYTTKHYSSKRVSDEDIAKLKEILRLAPSSINSQPWQFVFISDEATKEAFAKVSLTNEERVRKASHLVVFMANSALPSFEEKLVKAATEMGLNFYHKVQKPKGDVGLYAWINNQVYIALGFFLSACASMGIDSTPMEGIVNTEYDKLLNEPQYTTLFAVAIGYRDPEDSNQLHLRPKSRLPLEEVVKDFKL
- a CDS encoding MFS transporter yields the protein MSENKKSFGQTLKTFSPNFWVASFLQLMERWGFYGIFTLLPLYLVASTDQGGLGLSHTEKGSIIGNVTAIQYFLPLVFGVIADRIGYKLSLVISCTIMAIGYYLMGEVNTYWSMYMMFLFAAVGGGFFKPVINGTVARNTDESTSTMGFGIFYMMVNVGGFLGPAMSSYLRTTLGWRIIFLQAAVVMVINLLVVLFFFKEPKMAQRDSKPILTEIKESIMHIIEALKDRRLTILLILMVGFWTMFNQLFYTLPNFIEDWVDSSKVSAWINHHLPFLGTILTEKGQVKAEWFINIDSFMIIFFQVVVSYFVTKMTHVSAMIRGTIIGTIGVTLTFMFNNVWFTIIGTMIFSIGEMAASPTLSAFIAQITPKGKEALYQGTYFLPVAVGNYIAGLISGDLYEKWSDKYTLLKTELTNKAIAMPENLTKKEYFDLASQKLGLSQSQITDLLWNTYNPNKMWYLICGIGVFAALSLYAYNKIMVRKESI